In Aspergillus nidulans FGSC A4 chromosome II, a single window of DNA contains:
- a CDS encoding uncharacterized protein (transcript_id=CADANIAT00004124), giving the protein MDIDLRDYGGTLLEEVMRHDHQGTVKFHTDLGPIRKFWQAMRLARCLESAGAEDSEITLDDGRVFEGDLLVGADGLHSIVRTKIAPNAPSPTPADKSCFRWLLSASDIRASETTKHVVRRGALMEWAEGGKARLVMYPCSNNEVLNLVAFMPTAKVGKLGEGIVPLFRMCAHADQRRAGYEAAGNKGILINGFEDFCPAVRELVERAGDDLKVWQLYDMEALPRYVMERAALIGDAAHPFQPYLGQGGAMAIEDAVSLAVLLPMGTTVNDIPSRLKLYENTRRPRVELTLHYTALNARNEDQECTDPKTAAEMARIMGQIGAHNEVANSTAVLREALTRSASGPAEANGAALDITQLAAPSGQV; this is encoded by the exons ATGGACATTGATCTGCGTGACTATGGAGGGACTCTGCTCGAGGAG GTAATGCGTCATGACCATCAGGGAACCGTCAAATTCCACACCGACCTTGGGCCTATTCGGAAATTCTGGCAGGCT ATGCGACTTGCACGGTGCCTTGAAAGCGCAGGCGCTGAAGACAGCGAAA TAACGCTGGATGACGGGCGTGTCTTTGAGGGAGACTTGCTGGTCGGTGCGGACGGGCTACAT TCTATCGTACGAACGAAGATCGCCCCCAATGCGCCCTCACCCACTCCTGCAGACAAATCTTGCTTCCGCTGGCTGCTTTCAGCGTCCGATATTCGCGCATCCGAAACGACGAAACATGTAGTCCGCCGAGGCGCGCTGATGGAGTGGGCAGAGGGCGGGAAGGCTAGACTGGTCATGTATCCCTGCTCAAACAACGAGGTACTGAATCTAGTTGCATTTATGCCAACGGCCAAAGTGGGGAAACTGGGAGAGGGTATTGTCCCCTTGTTTAGGATGTGTGCACACGCTGATCAGAGACGTGCAGGCTACGAGGCGGCCGGCAACAAGGGCATCTTGATCAACGGATTTGAAGACTTTTGTCCTGCGGTGCgcgagcttgttgagcgCGCTGGCGATGATCTCAAGGTCTGGCAGCTGTATGACATGGAGGCTCTGCCGCGCTATGTGATGGAGCGTGCTGCGCTGATTGGGGACGCGGCGCATCCGTTCCAGCCCT ATCTAGGCCAAGGAGGGGCGATGGCAATCGAGGACGCCGTTTCCCTTGCGGTCCTCCTGCCGATGGGAACAACAGTGAATGACATCCCCTCTCGACTGAAGCTATACGAGAACACTAGACGTCCACGAGTAGAGTTGACGCTGCATTACACAGCACTCAACGCGCGCAACGAAGACCAAGAGTGTACAGACCCAAAAACCG CGGCGGAAATGGCTAGAATCATGGGCCAGATAGGCGCGCATAATGAGGTCGCCAATTCGACAGCGGTCCTGCGAGAGGCGCTCACGCGCTCCGCCTCCGGTCCAGCTGAAGCTAACGGTGCTGCGCTAGACATAACGCAGCTAGCTGCCCCATCAGGCCAAGTCTGA
- a CDS encoding GNAT family N-acetyltransferase (transcript_id=CADANIAT00004125) encodes MTCTLVPINLTEPSELEELRQQRLVCGWDNTPDTIESWRKKQEAGLKSFFWITTNTDTNGLQTPIRAGHISLDAYAEPADWDLANAEKTNLTIQNFFILPQYRSKGLGRTVMRKIEALATEEPYGSANCEYITLNCLSKKQYYDEVLGPHARATLSMCNQEWYERQGYVAWKEEPRYEDILPDQTRFVWDAAFMRKKVKQR; translated from the coding sequence ATGACTTGCACTCTCGTCCCGATCAACCTCACCGAACCCTCTGAACTGGAGGAGCTTCGACAGCAGCGTCTCGTCTGCGGCTGGGACAATACCCCAGACACGATCGAAAGCTGGCGCAAAAAACAAGAAGCGGGCCTCAAGTCGTTTTTTTGGatcaccaccaacaccgacACCAATGGTTTGCAAACCCCTATCCGCGCCGGCCACATCTCCCTCGACGCGTATGCGGAGCCCGCAGACTGGGACCTTGCCAACGCGGAAAAGACAAACCTCACTATCCAAAACTTCTTTATCCTGCCGCAATATCGCTCGAAAGGTCTCGGTCGTACGGTGATGAGAAAGATCGAGGCGCTGGCGACAGAGGAACCGTACGGCAGCGCGAACTGCGAGTATATTACATTGAACTGCTTGAGCAAGAAACAATATTACGACGAGGTCTTAGGACCGCACGCCAGGGCGACCTTGTCGATGTGCAACCAGGAATGGTATGAGAGGCAGGGCTACGTCGCTTGGAAGGAGGAGCCGCGCTACGAGGACATATTGCCGGATCAGACCAGGTTTGTATGGGATGCGGCGTTTATGCGAAAGAAGGTGAAACAGAGATAA
- a CDS encoding uncharacterized protein (transcript_id=CADANIAT00004126), producing MYEKWLIFCLQSVVPPQSRLSARNGYIIILNATRSLSLACQGNTTASEQSKRTQRLFKHGLTPYEPQSNNTGILPDDIYNFDETGFAMGLCAHQKVITKSESCGRRPVLQPGNREWVTAIESISASGWALPPTLIFKGKQYNQAWFTGLPPDWRFEISTNGWTTNEISLRWLQKQFIPSTEHRTRGRYQLLVLDGHGSHLTPEFDQICTDHNIIPLCMPAHSSHLLQPLDIGCFAVLKRSYASLVDQKMRLGISHINKLDFLAAYPQARISTFKLDTIRNSFRAAGLVPLNPEPVLSKLSIQARTPTPPGSRGSQASTFCPHTPANVDELLKQASLLRDFLKQCSKSPPSPSHNALNQLIKGCQIAMQKGILLEQENRALRAENAIQRRKRARTHRWIAHDNGLSVQEATELEEAHNASFQAIPGPCGPPAEGAQTPKARALPTCSTCHRIGHRRNACPNK from the coding sequence atgtacgagaaatggctaatattctgcttgcaaagcgtggttccaccccaatccagactgtcggccagaaatgggtatataattatactcaacgccacccggagcttgagtctcgcttgtcaaggcaatacgactgccagcgagcaaagcaagagaacccaaaggttattcaagcatggtttaacaccgtacgagccacaatcgaacaatacggggatcctaccggacgatatctacaactttgatgagactggctttgcaatgggcctttgtgcacatcagaaagtgattaccaagtcagaatcatgtggccgaagaccagttctacagccaggaaaccgtgaatgggttactgcaattgagtcaatcagtgcttctggatgggcacttccaccaacacttatctttaagggcaagcagtataaccaagcatggtttacaggccttccgcccgactggcgatttgaaattagtacaaatggatggacaactaatgaaattagccttcgctggcttcagaagcaatttatcccgtcaacagagcatcgtacgcgcggaagatatcaacttctagttcttgatggccatggaagccatcttacaccagagtttgatcaaatctgtacagatcataatattataccactctgcatgccggcacattcctcccatcttctacaaccacttgatattggatgttttgcagttttgaagcgctcgtacgccagcttggttgatcagaaaatgcggcttggcatcagccatattaacaaacttgatttccttgcagcctatccacaagctcgaatcagcacatttaagctggatacaatcagaaacagttttcgagcagcaggactagtgccattgaatcctgaaccagtgctttcaaagcttagtattcaggctcgtacgcctacaccccctggaagccgtggcagccaggcaagcactttttgcccacatacaccagcaaatgttgatgagcttctaaagcaagcttctttactcagagattttctcaaacagtgctcaaaaagtccaccatcaccgtcccataatgccctaaaccagctaattaaaggctgtcaaattgcaatgcaaaagggcatactattggagcaagagaatagggcgctacgtgctgaaaatgctatacaaaggcgaaagcgagctcgtacgcatagatggatagctcatgataatggtctgtctgtacaagaggctacagagctcgaggaagctcataatgcgtcttttcaggcaatacctggtccatgcgggccaccagcagaaggtgcacaaacaccaaaggcacgggcattacctacatgtagtacctgccatagaattgggcatagaagaaatgcttgtccaaataaataa